The following is a genomic window from Aestuariirhabdus haliotis.
GTTTATACTGAATAAATCGGCCACAAGAAGACAATTCAATACAGGATTAACTGCAGCACCTGCCATAAACCGATAATCAATACCTTAAAGCTGGAGAATCCAATGGATAACAGAATAGCTTTAATTCCCTTCACACAGAAAGTCATCAAAAAAGCCATTCTTCTGGTAGGCAAGGAAAACAGCAAAACCGTCGATATTGAACAACTCAGAAACCAGATCGACGATGCCATTCTTTCCGAAGATACCGATATACAAGATGAGATTGAGAAAGTGCTCAAAGGCCTGCGTGTCGAACCCAGGCTGGCGTTGGGCATAAGGGCCTTGATCAGACCACTGATGACCTTGATTTTGACCATCACCTTTGTCGCACTGATTTTCGGTCAAGTTGGCTTTTTTGGAGATCTGCCCGAAGGCCCTGCCCTGGAAAACTATAAAGAAGTGTTTACGGTCTTCCTGGCCATATACGGGCCGATCATCGGCTTTTGGTTTGGTGAACGTACCGCCGAGCGAGCCCCCAAACACTAACCACCCCTGGCTGGCTAAGCTACGAACCCATGGGTACGGCAGTTATCACATTTCTATCACGGCCGATTCACGTTTGCATAACTTCATCAGCAGCAAAGAATATATGCACTTATAAGGTCATATACTCTGTCATGCACTCTGTTGGCGACTACGTTTATGGTGGTAAATCGAATCTGTGCGACTCTACCGATGGTGCAAGCGCTTAACGCTTCAACAGAATGCATGAATGGTTGATAACAAACACAATCCTTATAAAGGGAGATTTACCAATGGTTGATTCGAAAAAAGCGATGGGTATTGCATTGGCAGTGGCGGCGGCTGGTATGCTGGGTACCGCCACACCAACCTTTGCCGAAGGTTCATCCCAGGCCAATGTAAAATGCTACGGCGTGAATGATTGCAAAGGCCATAACGACTGCAAAACGGCCAATAATTCCTGCAAAGGCCATGGCTCCTGCAAAGGCCAGGGTTTTGTTATGACCTCTGAAAAGGAGTGCTCGGATATGGGCGGAATGGTCAAGAAGTAACCCTTGCCATTATCGTCCCAACACGCCAGAGCGGCTACCGTCCTCTGGCGTGTTGCCATTTACATCGAATATCAGGGGGAAAGGCAGCGTGACACGACCATTTTTGGGCTTTGGCCTGGGTCTTCGAAAAGAGCATTACGCCTATGTTCTTGAGCACAAGCCAGACATCGACTGGTTTGAAATCCTCACGGAAAACTATATGGTGCCGGGAGGCAAGCCCCTCGATTATCTCGATAAAATCCGTCACGACTACCCTATGGTAATGCACGGCGTGTCGCTTTCTATCGGGGGCAGTGATCCGCTGGATACAAACTACCTTAAACATCTCAAGCAGCTGATACAGCGCGTTCAGCCCCAGTGGATCTCGGACCACCTGTGCTGGACGGGTATTAACGGCACCAACAGCCACGACCTGTTACCCCTGCCCTACGACCAGGATACCATAAGCCATATTGTGGATCGGGTAGCCCAAGTGCAGGAGTATCTGGGCCAGCAGATTCTGCTGGAGAACCTATCCAGTTATGTCACCTACAAAGACTCCGCCATGACGGAATGGGAATTTTTTAACGAGATCGCCCGCCGCGCCGACTGTCATATCCTGTTGGACATCAACAATATTTTTGTCAGCGCCCATAATCATCACTTCGATCCGCTGGACTATATCAACGGCATGGATAGCGATCGGGTGATGCAGTTTCATCTTGCCGGTCACAGTTACAATGGCGAGATGATTATTGATACCCACGATCATGATGTCTGCGATCCCGTTTGGTCCCTCTATGCCAAGGCCCTGAAGCGATTCGGCGCGGTCAGTACCATGATCGAACGAGACGACAATATTCCCGAATTTCCGGAACTGCGTAAGGAGTTGGCCATTGCCGAAGGCATCGCACACCAGACCCTGTCGGCGGAGGCCCTTCGAATCAACAGAGCCTCTGCAAGCAACCATCAACATAACCTGACCGGCATCACTTCGAACCATGAACAGACTGCGTAATCTTCAGCACGAATTTCTGCAGTATCTGCTGAATGATGCAAGCGACAATATTATCAAGCGTATAGAATCCAGCCCGCAACGTTCGGCCGAGCAACGCATGCAGTACTACGGCACGGCCTATTCCCTGCGCCTGCAAGAAGTACTACGCAACGATTATGAGCAGCTGCATGCCTACCTGGGTGACGATCTGTTTGAAACCCTGATGTTCAATTACATCAACCGCTACCCATCCCGGCATCCCAACCTACGCTATTTTGGTCAGCACATGGTCGAATTGGTGGAACAGCTGGAGCCCTTTAATCAGCACCCCGAAGTGGCCGAGATCGCGCGTATCGAACAGGCTTTTGCCAATAGTTTTGATGCTGCCGACAACCAACACATCGCATTGTCAAAGCTGGCTGAACTGTCCCCATCCGACTGGGCTAACCTGCAGCTTCGCTTTCACGATTCGGTGCAACTATTGCCCCAGACTTACAACAGTTTTCAGATATGGCAAGCGCTGTCCAATGATAAAACCCCACCCGATAAAACGCTTGATGATATGGCCTGGGTCATCTGGCGTGCAGACCTGGTCAGCCGCTACCGCTCCTTGCAGCCCGCCGAACGAACCGCGCTGAGCGTCGCACTATCGAGCGGTAGCTTTGCCGAGGTCTGCAGCGCACTACTTGAGCATTACAGCGAGCAGGACACACCGCTAAAAGCAGTGGCCTACCTCCAACAGTGGATCGCCGACCATATGCTGTGCGAGCTCGGGCAACGCTAAGGCCCCTTTGATTCATTCAGATAGATCTCTTCGGATCCATAAAATGGTTTTATCAAGGCGAAGCGTTGTTCATGCCGAGACATAAACAACGGCTTCAACACCGAGAAAACCGGTTTCGGGGCCGCCCTATAGGGCTTTCATGCAAACCCGGAGTTCATTTGATTGAATCAAATGTTCATTAAATCAATTTTCTCAAAAACCTTAACCGTATCTGCTTCTCGCATTCAATGGTACAGAACACAGCGGCTCCAATGGCCATCATCAACAGCCCATCTGACCATTCAATCGCTTCGGTCTTGAAGACAGTCTGGAACCAGGGCATATAGGTGATTAGCAATTGGCCAACAAACACCACAAAAATCGAAATCCAAACCACTCGTGTGCCCCTTACCGCTTTCCAGGTAAGCGATAGGGTATGCATATTTCGTATAAATAAAAGATGGAATATCTCCAGAACAACCAATGTATTCATCGCCAGGGTTCGAGCATAATTTTCTGAATACCCTTGCGAAATGGCGTAGTCAAAAATACTGAAAACTCCGGCAATAAAGAGACTGGACACCAGTACAATATGCCAGATTAAATTTCCATTCAGCAGCGCTTCTTGTCGCGGCCTGGGCGGGCGTAGCATGGTACTTCCCTGAGTCGGTTCGAATGCCAGCGCAATGCCAAGCGTGACCGCAGTGATCATATTGATCCATAAAATCTGGATCGGGGTAATCGGCAGACTCAACCCCAGCATTAAGGCGATGATAATCGTCAACGCTTCTCCGGCGTTGGTTGGCAATGTCCAATTGATCACTTTTTTAATATTGTCGTATACCGTCCTGCCTTCCCGGACCGCTGCGACAATAGACGCAAAATTATCATCCGCCAAGACGATTTCTGACGCCTCCTTCGCCGCTTCGCTGCCACCTTTTCCCATGGCAATACCAACATCGGCACGCTTCAAAGCCGGAGCATCATTCACTCCATCGCCGGTCATTGCTACCGTTATACCATTGCTTTGTAACGCCATAACAAGACGCAATTTGTGCTCTGGACTGGTACGCGCAAAAATACCAGTCTCTCGCACAACGGAGTTGAGTTCCTCATCATCGATTTGATCCAGCTCTGTGCCTGTTAAGACACGCTCACTATTCTTCAATCCCAGCTGTTTGCCTATAGTAACGGCTGTGAGCGCATGATCCCCTGTGATCATTTTCACATCGATACCGGCATGATGGCATTTGCTGATGGCTGCAATCGCCTCGGTTCGCGGCGGGTCAATAAAACCCGCCAGCCCCAGAAACACCAGGGAGTCTTTCGGGTCAATCTGATCAATCCGTCTTTGATCTGAATTCACCGGCCTGGCCGCGAAGGCGAGAACACGCTGCCCCTGGGAGGCAATAAAGTTGGCCTGTTGTTGCCAATATTCCGTATCTATCTGTTGTATATCATTCGTTCCGCAGCGTTGTAACTGGCACATGGCAATCAGCACTTCGGGGGCGCCTTTAATAAAAATAAAAGCCTGGCTTTTATGATCATGATTAAGAGTCGCCATGTATTTATGCCGGGTATCAAATGGGAGCACATCCGTACGCGCCCATTGCTCACGTGTCTCACAGGCATCAACACCGACTTTATTCGAAAACGACAACAGTGCGGCTTCCATCGGATCGCCCAGGCAGGACCATGCCCCCTCTTGTTCGATTAATTCAGAGTCATTACACAAGACAGCCACTCGAGCCACCTCATTCAACTCGGGGTGCTCTGCTATGGACACGGATTGCCCGTTGACCGTTATCTCGCCCGATGGTTCGTAACCGTTACCCTGGACAACACATTGCTTATCGCCCACGATCAGACTGGCAACAACCATCTCGTTACGAGTAAGCGTGCCGGTTTTGTCAGAACAGATGGTTGATACAGAACCCAAGGTTTCAATGGAGGGCAGCCGGCGAACGATCACATTTCGCCGCGCCATTACCTGCACACCCACCGCCAGGGTAATGGTTAATACTGCAGGCAGGCCTTCCGGAATGGCAGCAACCGCTATTCCAACGGCAGCCATAAATAGATTGGCAAAGTCATAGTCGAGCACAAAATAACCAAACAACAGAATCAGTGTCGAAATGATCAGAATAAACAGCGTCAGCCATTTGGCAAAAATCGCCATTTGTGCAACCAGGGGGGTGTTTAACTCTTGCACATTTGAGATCAAACCGCTTATCCGGCCAATTTCCGTATTCGCACCCGTTCCTACCACGACGCCTCGACCCTGACCACTGGTCACCGTAGTTCCGCAATAACCAATACAAAAACGATCACCCAGCGAGACATTGTTTTCAGTTGAGTTGGAGTTTTTATCAACCGGCATGGATTCGCCCGTCAGTATCGATTCCTGAACCTGCAAACCATGGGATTCAAAAAACCGCA
Proteins encoded in this region:
- the bufA2 gene encoding BufA2 family periplasmic bufferin-type metallophore; the protein is MVDSKKAMGIALAVAAAGMLGTATPTFAEGSSQANVKCYGVNDCKGHNDCKTANNSCKGHGSCKGQGFVMTSEKECSDMGGMVKK
- the bufB gene encoding MNIO family bufferin maturase, which codes for MTRPFLGFGLGLRKEHYAYVLEHKPDIDWFEILTENYMVPGGKPLDYLDKIRHDYPMVMHGVSLSIGGSDPLDTNYLKHLKQLIQRVQPQWISDHLCWTGINGTNSHDLLPLPYDQDTISHIVDRVAQVQEYLGQQILLENLSSYVTYKDSAMTEWEFFNEIARRADCHILLDINNIFVSAHNHHFDPLDYINGMDSDRVMQFHLAGHSYNGEMIIDTHDHDVCDPVWSLYAKALKRFGAVSTMIERDDNIPEFPELRKELAIAEGIAHQTLSAEALRINRASASNHQHNLTGITSNHEQTA
- a CDS encoding HvfC/BufC N-terminal domain-containing protein, which gives rise to MNRLRNLQHEFLQYLLNDASDNIIKRIESSPQRSAEQRMQYYGTAYSLRLQEVLRNDYEQLHAYLGDDLFETLMFNYINRYPSRHPNLRYFGQHMVELVEQLEPFNQHPEVAEIARIEQAFANSFDAADNQHIALSKLAELSPSDWANLQLRFHDSVQLLPQTYNSFQIWQALSNDKTPPDKTLDDMAWVIWRADLVSRYRSLQPAERTALSVALSSGSFAEVCSALLEHYSEQDTPLKAVAYLQQWIADHMLCELGQR
- a CDS encoding cation-transporting P-type ATPase codes for the protein MKNSCHWHSQSSEQAMSELDTSVSGLTGIEAEQRLGRYGPNKLSESARRNRLLQFFHHFHNILIYVLIGAALITTLLGHFVDTAVIIAVVIINAVIGFLQEGKAEKAMDAIRHMLALRATVIRDGQRLTVSAETLVPGDIVLVEAGDKIPADLRFFESHGLQVQESILTGESMPVDKNSNSTENNVSLGDRFCIGYCGTTVTSGQGRGVVVGTGANTEIGRISGLISNVQELNTPLVAQMAIFAKWLTLFILIISTLILLFGYFVLDYDFANLFMAAVGIAVAAIPEGLPAVLTITLAVGVQVMARRNVIVRRLPSIETLGSVSTICSDKTGTLTRNEMVVASLIVGDKQCVVQGNGYEPSGEITVNGQSVSIAEHPELNEVARVAVLCNDSELIEQEGAWSCLGDPMEAALLSFSNKVGVDACETREQWARTDVLPFDTRHKYMATLNHDHKSQAFIFIKGAPEVLIAMCQLQRCGTNDIQQIDTEYWQQQANFIASQGQRVLAFAARPVNSDQRRIDQIDPKDSLVFLGLAGFIDPPRTEAIAAISKCHHAGIDVKMITGDHALTAVTIGKQLGLKNSERVLTGTELDQIDDEELNSVVRETGIFARTSPEHKLRLVMALQSNGITVAMTGDGVNDAPALKRADVGIAMGKGGSEAAKEASEIVLADDNFASIVAAVREGRTVYDNIKKVINWTLPTNAGEALTIIIALMLGLSLPITPIQILWINMITAVTLGIALAFEPTQGSTMLRPPRPRQEALLNGNLIWHIVLVSSLFIAGVFSIFDYAISQGYSENYARTLAMNTLVVLEIFHLLFIRNMHTLSLTWKAVRGTRVVWISIFVVFVGQLLITYMPWFQTVFKTEAIEWSDGLLMMAIGAAVFCTIECEKQIRLRFLRKLI